The following proteins come from a genomic window of Campylobacter coli 76339:
- a CDS encoding Legionaminic acid biosynthesis protein PtmA: MLENKIIFVAGACGRIGKALCKKILQSKGIAILADINENHLSILKTELENEFKKELLSLKLDIASKESLNCAINQAFEKYSKIDGFVNSSYPVGKDWGKIAYYEASYEQICESLNLHLGGFILASQEFVKFFKKQSYGNIINLSSIMGVFAPKFENYENTTMQSSLEYSVIKAGINHLGAWLAKELFNTNIRVNTLASGGILDNQANIFLEKYRKCCASKGMLDAEDICGTLVFLLSDESKFITGQTLVVDDGWGL, from the coding sequence ATGCTAGAAAATAAAATTATCTTTGTAGCAGGAGCTTGTGGACGCATAGGCAAAGCGCTTTGTAAAAAGATATTGCAAAGCAAAGGCATAGCCATTTTAGCCGATATTAATGAAAATCATTTATCCATATTAAAAACAGAACTTGAAAATGAGTTTAAAAAAGAGCTTTTAAGCCTTAAGCTTGACATTGCTTCTAAGGAAAGTTTAAATTGTGCTATCAATCAAGCTTTTGAAAAATACTCTAAAATCGATGGCTTTGTAAATTCTAGCTATCCCGTAGGAAAAGATTGGGGCAAGATAGCTTATTATGAAGCTTCATATGAGCAAATTTGCGAAAGTTTAAATTTGCACTTAGGGGGATTTATCTTGGCTTCACAAGAATTTGTGAAATTTTTTAAAAAACAAAGTTATGGCAATATCATCAATCTTAGCTCTATTATGGGGGTTTTTGCGCCTAAATTTGAAAATTATGAAAATACCACCATGCAAAGTTCTTTAGAATACAGCGTGATCAAAGCAGGAATTAATCATCTTGGTGCTTGGCTCGCAAAAGAGCTTTTTAATACAAACATTCGCGTAAATACCTTAGCAAGTGGTGGAATTTTAGACAATCAAGCTAATATTTTTTTAGAAAAATACCGCAAATGTTGCGCAAGTAAGGGTATGTTAGATGCAGAAGATATTTGCGGAACCTTGGTATTTTTACTCAGCGATGAAAGTAAATTTATCACGGGACAAACCCTAGTTGTAGATGACGGATGGGGATTATAA
- a CDS encoding Legionaminic acid cytidylyltransferase translates to MSEILCTICARGGSKGVKNKNIRKINDLEMIAYSIIQAKNSKLFKHIVISTDSEEIAKIALKYGGEVFFKREAHLASDTAAKIPVIRDALLRSEEHFKCQFDALIDLDASAPLRSSTDIIKAFKTFCQNQNDNLITAVPARRNPYFNLIEVQDGKVVKSKSGNFTTRQSAPKCYDMNASIYIFKRDFLLQNDSVFGENTGLFIMDESTAFDVDSELDFKIVEFLIKEKNLQAKDF, encoded by the coding sequence ATGAGTGAAATTTTATGTACAATTTGTGCAAGAGGCGGAAGCAAAGGCGTTAAAAATAAAAACATACGCAAGATTAACGATCTTGAGATGATAGCTTATAGTATTATCCAAGCTAAAAATTCAAAGCTTTTTAAACATATCGTTATAAGCACAGATAGTGAGGAAATAGCCAAAATAGCACTAAAATATGGCGGCGAAGTTTTTTTCAAAAGAGAAGCTCATCTAGCAAGTGATACAGCCGCTAAAATTCCTGTAATACGTGATGCTTTGTTAAGAAGTGAAGAGCATTTTAAATGCCAATTTGACGCCCTAATCGATCTTGACGCTTCAGCACCGCTTAGATCTAGCACTGATATCATAAAAGCTTTTAAAACATTTTGTCAAAATCAAAATGATAATCTAATCACCGCTGTTCCTGCTAGACGCAATCCTTATTTTAATCTAATCGAAGTGCAAGATGGAAAAGTTGTAAAATCCAAATCAGGAAATTTTACCACACGCCAAAGCGCACCTAAATGTTATGATATGAATGCGAGTATTTATATATTTAAAAGAGATTTTTTACTGCAAAATGACAGCGTTTTTGGTGAAAATACAGGGCTTTTTATCATGGATGAAAGCACTGCTTTTGATGTAGATAGCGAGCTTGATTTTAAAATAGTAGAATTTTTAATCAAAGAAAAAAACTTACAAGCAAAGGATTTTTAA
- a CDS encoding Legionaminic acid biosynthesis protein PtmF, with protein sequence MKVLIIGFGSIGKKHFLALNELGFLVDVLSKSYEFSYFEGKNFRLFKDLEELNLQDYDLFIIANITTSHFKTLEFLDQNVKEKIILVEKPLFQKDMEFIPSNNNQIYIAYLLRFHPMIQDLKQLIDEKEVYFAKFICNSYLPNWRKLDYRQNYSAKKELGGGVMLDLSHEIDLAFYFFKELSLNFSQNLKISELEITSDDFTFLALSAKNTSVHIELDYFSKLTQRKILFHTKENSFEADLVHNKLNIYDKTNNFKSKTYENDTFKTLQNMYKAILEKDQKLCTLEEARKVLRLCDEARNE encoded by the coding sequence ATGAAAGTTTTAATCATAGGCTTTGGAAGCATAGGAAAAAAACATTTTTTAGCCTTAAATGAACTTGGATTTTTAGTAGATGTGCTTTCAAAAAGCTATGAATTTTCGTATTTTGAAGGTAAAAACTTTAGACTTTTTAAAGATTTAGAAGAATTAAATTTACAAGATTATGACTTATTTATCATCGCAAATATCACTACAAGTCATTTTAAAACTCTTGAATTTTTAGATCAAAATGTAAAAGAAAAAATCATACTTGTGGAAAAACCTTTATTTCAAAAGGATATGGAGTTTATTCCTAGCAACAATAATCAAATTTATATTGCTTATCTTTTAAGATTTCATCCTATGATTCAAGATTTAAAGCAACTCATCGATGAAAAAGAAGTTTATTTTGCTAAATTTATTTGCAATTCTTACTTGCCTAATTGGCGAAAACTTGATTATAGGCAAAATTATAGCGCCAAAAAAGAGCTAGGTGGCGGAGTAATGCTTGATTTATCCCATGAGATTGATTTGGCTTTTTATTTTTTTAAAGAACTTTCTTTAAATTTTTCTCAAAATTTAAAAATTTCAGAGCTTGAAATAACAAGTGATGATTTTACTTTTTTGGCATTGAGTGCGAAAAATACTTCAGTTCATATCGAGCTTGATTATTTTTCAAAATTGACTCAAAGAAAAATTCTTTTTCATACCAAAGAAAATAGCTTTGAAGCCGATTTAGTTCATAATAAATTAAATATTTATGATAAAACTAACAATTTTAAAAGTAAAACTTATGAAAATGATACTTTTAAAACCTTGCAAAATATGTATAAAGCGATCCTAGAAAAGGATCAAAAATTATGCACTTTAGAAGAAGCAAGGAAGGTTTTAAGATTATGCGATGAGGCAAGAAATGAGTGA
- a CDS encoding D-glycero-D-manno-heptose 1-phosphate guanosyltransferase, producing the protein MDINKLKLTPDSSIEEALKVVGKERVRLGIIVDKKDKFLGVISDSNIRKALIKGKNLQSKIKDIYTKNPITIKENTSKNELLKLSAKTDIYDFPVLNDKKEIISIKSISSLLNRQVNSNFVIIMAGGLGTRLKELTKDTPKPMLKVGKKPILESIVQRLKEQNFENFIFCVNYKKQIIEDYFKKGKDFGIKISYIKERKKLGTAGALSLIKQDFKESFIVMNADILTELDFNELLKAHKDSKALMSVCVRKFEQQIPFGVIEQNKGFITNITEKPVQKFLVSAGIYVCEPEILELLNKNEYLDMPELIKLAMQKGRVNTYLIHDYWIDIGRLDEFVKANEEFK; encoded by the coding sequence TTGGATATAAATAAACTCAAACTCACACCTGATTCTAGCATTGAAGAAGCCTTAAAAGTAGTAGGAAAAGAACGCGTTCGCCTTGGAATCATTGTCGATAAAAAGGATAAATTCTTAGGCGTGATCAGTGATTCAAATATCAGAAAAGCTTTAATAAAGGGTAAAAATTTACAAAGCAAAATCAAAGACATCTATACTAAAAATCCTATTACCATCAAAGAAAATACAAGCAAGAATGAACTTTTAAAATTAAGTGCAAAGACTGATATTTACGATTTTCCTGTGCTAAATGACAAAAAAGAAATCATTTCCATAAAATCCATTTCTTCCTTGCTAAACCGCCAAGTAAATTCAAATTTTGTCATCATAATGGCAGGTGGACTTGGGACCCGTTTAAAAGAACTGACTAAAGATACTCCAAAACCTATGCTAAAGGTTGGAAAAAAGCCTATTTTAGAAAGTATAGTGCAAAGATTAAAAGAGCAAAATTTTGAAAATTTTATCTTTTGTGTAAATTATAAAAAGCAAATTATCGAGGATTATTTTAAAAAAGGTAAAGATTTTGGTATAAAAATTTCTTATATCAAAGAGCGCAAAAAACTAGGTACGGCAGGGGCTTTAAGTCTTATCAAACAAGATTTTAAAGAAAGCTTTATCGTAATGAATGCAGATATTTTAACCGAGCTCGATTTTAACGAGCTTTTAAAAGCACATAAAGATTCTAAAGCTTTAATGAGTGTGTGTGTAAGAAAATTTGAGCAACAAATTCCTTTTGGGGTGATAGAACAAAATAAAGGCTTTATCACAAATATCACAGAAAAGCCGGTGCAAAAATTTTTAGTAAGCGCAGGAATTTATGTATGCGAACCTGAAATTTTAGAACTTTTAAATAAAAACGAATACCTTGATATGCCAGAGCTTATTAAACTAGCTATGCAAAAAGGTAGGGTAAATACTTATTTAATCCATGATTATTGGATCGATATAGGAAGACTTGATGAGTTTGTCAAAGCAAATGAGGAATTTAAATGA
- a CDS encoding UDP-N-acetylglucosamine 2-epimerase, with product MSKRKICIVSATRAEWYLLKNLCLEIQNDKDLELQIIATGAHLSPEFGLTYKEIEKEFKIAKKIPILLASDDKISLCKAMALANIGFSEAFESLKPDIVVILGDRYEMLSVASVCLIMNLPMAHLCGGELTLGAIDDSIRHSISKMAHLHFVSTQTYKNRLLQLGEEENRVFNVGSLASPIIKNINFLDKNELAKVLEFDLEQNIYLITYHPVTLNLQNSKKEIDILLKTLDKLNNASLIFTKANADENGLLINEILKDYCEKNPKKAKLFDNLGSQKYLSIMKIAKAMIGNSSSGISESPFFKTPCINIGSRQKGRLRTQNIIDCEFENLDQAFKKLESKDFKQALHHFKNPYENDKNPNTIIKTCLKNANLDTILHKNFIDLR from the coding sequence ATGAGTAAAAGAAAAATTTGCATAGTCAGCGCAACAAGGGCTGAGTGGTATCTTTTAAAAAATTTATGCCTTGAAATACAAAATGATAAAGATTTAGAACTTCAAATTATCGCCACAGGAGCGCACTTAAGCCCCGAATTTGGATTAACTTATAAAGAAATAGAAAAAGAATTTAAAATCGCTAAAAAAATTCCTATTTTACTCGCAAGTGATGATAAAATAAGCCTTTGTAAAGCTATGGCTTTGGCAAATATTGGCTTTAGCGAAGCATTTGAAAGCTTAAAACCTGATATCGTAGTAATTTTAGGCGATCGTTATGAAATGTTAAGCGTGGCTAGTGTGTGCTTGATAATGAATCTTCCCATGGCCCATCTTTGCGGTGGAGAGCTTACCTTAGGAGCCATTGATGATAGCATAAGACATAGCATTTCTAAAATGGCACATTTGCATTTTGTAAGCACCCAAACTTATAAAAATCGTCTTTTGCAACTTGGAGAAGAAGAAAATCGTGTATTTAATGTCGGATCTTTAGCAAGTCCTATTATAAAAAATATCAATTTTTTGGATAAAAATGAGCTTGCAAAAGTCTTGGAATTTGACTTAGAGCAAAATATTTATTTAATTACTTATCATCCTGTAACTTTAAATTTACAAAATTCTAAAAAAGAAATCGATATTTTATTAAAAACTTTAGACAAGCTCAACAATGCAAGTTTGATTTTTACCAAAGCCAATGCAGATGAAAATGGGCTTTTAATCAATGAAATTTTAAAAGATTACTGCGAAAAAAATCCTAAAAAAGCTAAACTTTTTGACAATCTTGGCTCGCAAAAGTATCTTAGCATTATGAAAATAGCCAAAGCCATGATAGGAAATAGCTCAAGCGGTATAAGTGAAAGTCCTTTCTTTAAAACCCCTTGTATCAATATAGGATCAAGACAAAAAGGGCGTTTAAGAACTCAAAATATCATTGATTGTGAATTTGAAAATTTAGATCAAGCTTTTAAAAAACTAGAAAGCAAAGATTTTAAACAAGCTTTGCATCATTTTAAAAACCCTTACGAAAATGACAAAAATCCAAATACAATCATAAAAACTTGCCTAAAAAACGCGAATTTGGATACAATTTTACACAAAAATTTCATTGATTTAAGGTGA
- a CDS encoding Legionaminic acid synthase: protein MKKALIIAEAGVNHNGDLNLAKKLIEVAAKSGADFVKFQSFKAKLCVSKNAKKAAYQLETTAKDESQLEMIKKLELDFNAHQLLISYAKQCGIAFLSTPFDLESIELLDDLGLEVFKIPSGEITNLPYLKKIAKLNKKIILSTGMSNLGEIEAALEVLCKEGTQRANITLLHCTTEYPAPFDEVNLKAMQTLKNAFNLDVGYSDHTKGIHISLAAIALGASVIEKHFTLDKDMPGPDHKASLEPDELQELCAKIREIESALGDGIKQASKSERKNIEIARKSLVAKKKIKKGEIFSEENLTTKRPASGISAMRYDEYLGKKASKDYKEDELIHE from the coding sequence ATGAAAAAAGCTTTAATCATAGCAGAAGCAGGGGTTAATCACAATGGTGATTTAAATTTGGCCAAAAAGCTGATCGAAGTTGCTGCCAAAAGCGGGGCTGATTTTGTTAAATTTCAAAGTTTTAAAGCCAAACTTTGCGTGAGTAAAAATGCTAAAAAGGCAGCTTATCAGCTAGAAACTACAGCTAAAGACGAAAGTCAATTAGAAATGATTAAAAAACTAGAGCTTGACTTTAACGCACACCAGCTTTTAATCTCTTACGCCAAACAATGCGGTATCGCTTTTCTTTCAACGCCTTTTGATCTAGAAAGTATTGAGCTTTTAGATGATTTAGGACTTGAAGTTTTTAAAATTCCAAGCGGGGAAATCACAAATTTACCCTATCTTAAAAAAATTGCAAAATTAAATAAAAAAATCATACTCTCCACAGGAATGTCAAATTTGGGCGAGATAGAAGCGGCTTTAGAAGTACTTTGCAAAGAAGGCACTCAAAGAGCAAATATCACCCTACTTCACTGCACTACCGAATACCCCGCACCCTTTGATGAGGTTAATTTAAAAGCTATGCAAACCCTAAAAAATGCTTTTAATCTTGATGTAGGCTATTCAGATCATACTAAAGGCATACATATTTCTTTGGCTGCTATCGCCTTAGGAGCAAGCGTGATAGAAAAGCATTTTACCCTAGATAAAGATATGCCAGGACCCGATCATAAAGCCTCTTTAGAACCCGATGAGCTTCAAGAACTTTGCGCTAAAATCAGAGAAATCGAAAGTGCTTTAGGTGATGGTATAAAACAAGCAAGTAAAAGTGAAAGGAAAAATATCGAAATTGCAAGAAAAAGCCTAGTAGCTAAAAAGAAAATCAAAAAAGGAGAAATTTTTAGCGAAGAAAACCTTACCACAAAACGCCCTGCTAGTGGTATAAGTGCGATGCGTTATGATGAATATTTGGGCAAAAAAGCCAGTAAAGATTATAAAGAAGATGAGCTAATCCATGAGTAA
- a CDS encoding Legionaminic acid biosynthesis protein PtmG: MLYCDHCVMPDTRPGIKFFKDEKGKNICSACINHKNKEKIDYKARFQELEKLCDKYRRMNGKFEYDCAIAVSGGKDSHYQVHIMKEKLGMNPILFSVEDNFTMTEAGKKNLRNLSKAFGCHLISLKPDIKTQKKVMLKTFEKYGKPTWFIDRLIYSFPFGMALKFNTPLLVYGENISYEYGGRDDKETPSAKAIFENGVASDLDINEFIDDEIKEENLQLFFNPSADDLNKLDPIYLSYFIKWNSYSNYIFAKSRGFSDLQNEWNRSHCAENFDQIDTIGYILHAWMKYPKFGHAMASDYASRFVRYGMMSREEATKIVKEKDHKLDNKCIEDFCNFTGISKTTFWKIVEKHYNLELFYKNKFNEFKLKNPLN, encoded by the coding sequence ATGCTTTACTGTGATCATTGTGTCATGCCAGATACAAGGCCTGGTATAAAATTTTTCAAAGATGAAAAAGGTAAAAACATTTGCTCTGCTTGCATTAATCATAAAAACAAAGAAAAAATTGATTACAAGGCAAGATTTCAAGAACTTGAAAAACTATGCGATAAATACCGCAGAATGAATGGTAAATTTGAATACGATTGCGCCATAGCTGTAAGCGGTGGCAAAGACTCTCATTACCAAGTGCATATCATGAAAGAAAAATTAGGAATGAATCCTATACTTTTTAGTGTAGAAGATAATTTTACCATGACAGAAGCAGGCAAGAAAAATTTAAGAAATTTAAGCAAAGCCTTTGGCTGTCATCTCATCAGTCTTAAACCTGATATCAAAACACAAAAAAAAGTAATGCTAAAAACTTTTGAAAAGTACGGTAAGCCTACTTGGTTTATCGATAGACTTATATATAGTTTTCCTTTTGGTATGGCTTTAAAATTTAATACCCCTTTGCTAGTTTATGGTGAAAATATTAGTTATGAATACGGAGGCAGAGATGATAAAGAAACCCCTAGTGCAAAAGCGATCTTTGAAAATGGGGTTGCAAGCGATTTAGATATAAATGAATTTATTGATGATGAAATAAAAGAGGAAAATCTTCAACTTTTCTTTAACCCAAGCGCTGATGATCTTAATAAACTTGATCCGATTTATCTTAGTTATTTTATAAAATGGAATTCTTACTCAAATTATATCTTTGCTAAAAGTCGTGGATTTAGTGATTTGCAAAATGAGTGGAATAGAAGTCATTGTGCTGAAAATTTTGACCAAATTGATACCATAGGATACATACTGCACGCTTGGATGAAATATCCAAAATTTGGTCATGCAATGGCAAGTGATTACGCATCTCGTTTTGTACGTTATGGAATGATGAGTAGAGAAGAGGCTACAAAAATCGTAAAAGAAAAAGATCATAAACTAGACAATAAATGTATCGAAGATTTTTGTAATTTTACAGGCATTAGCAAGACTACTTTTTGGAAAATTGTTGAAAAGCATTACAATCTTGAACTTTTTTACAAAAATAAATTTAATGAATTTAAACTCAAAAATCCATTAAATTAA